A stretch of Lathyrus oleraceus cultivar Zhongwan6 chromosome 6, CAAS_Psat_ZW6_1.0, whole genome shotgun sequence DNA encodes these proteins:
- the LOC127092254 gene encoding protein indeterminate-domain 4, chloroplastic — protein MAASSSSTPFLEIRQENQSLITQQHQSSTDVSSTAAQPLVPKKRRNQPGTPYPDAEVIALSPKTLMATNRFVCEVCQKGFQREQNLQLHRRGHNLPWKLKQKSNKEPKRKVYLCPEPSCVHHDPSRALGDLTGIKKHFSRKHGEKKWKCEKCSKKYAVQSDWKAHSKTCGTREYRCDCGTLFSRRDSFITHRAFCDALAHENARHPSNMNPLATHLFSTNHIGLALNQNQQTSTNNILTLGNIPCTPKYEHHLISPLHPSSSSFVQQQQQQSPQQQSMSSSPFFINDPNQTFQQDLSSPFSNKQLHLHHGLLQLPDLQGNTNNNTNSSSVSPFNLSFFPNTNSSTMHDQFNNISEPHHHHHHHHHHQQHHQEGFSSLFGNSSMQQENMLSSPHMSATALLQKAAQIGSTTTTTINNNGVESNNEGLRSSMENEHNQHLHGLLNSLGNGNTSIYGDMNHDNNINLGQFQNMEENKKLPQQNLAGNLCFGGSDKLTLDFLGVGGMVRNMSGGFSQREQQLHSMSNMNNMDPKLESTQANQPF, from the exons ATGGCTGCTTCTTCATCTTCTACACCTTTCTTGGAAATCAGACAAGAAAATCAAAGTCTGATAACACAACAACATCAATCTTCTACCGACGTTTCATCAACCGCTGCTCAACCTTTAGTGCCAAAAAAAAGAAGAAATCAACCAGGAACACCAT ATCCAGATGCAGAAGTGATAGCACTATCTCCAAAGACATTAATGGCCACAAACAGATTTGTATGTGAAGTGTGTCAAAAAGGGTTTCAAAGAGAGCAAAATTTGCAGCTTCATAGAAGAGGACACAATCTACCATGGAAGCTAAAGCAGAAGAGTAACAAAGAGCCAAAGAGAAAGGTTTATCTGTGTCCAGAGCCTTCTTGTGTTCACCATGACCCTTCAAGAGCTCTTGGAGACCTCACTGGAATCAAGAAGCACTTTTCTAGAAAGCACGGTGAGAAAAAGTGGAAATGTGAAAAGTGTTCTAAGAAATATGCTGTTCAGTCTGATTGGAAAGCTCATTCTAAAACTTGTGGCACTAGAGAGTATAGATGTGACTGTGGCACTCTCTTCTCAAG GCGTGATAGTTTCATTACTCATAGGGCATTTTGTGATGCACTAGCACATGAAAATGCAAGACACCCTTCCAACATGAACCCTTTAGCAACACATCTATTTTCCACAAACCACATAGGTTTAGCCCTAAACCAAAACCAACAAACATCCACAAACAACATCTTAACCCTAGGAAACATCCCTTGTACACCAAAATATGAACATCATTTGATCTCACCTTTGCatccatcatcatcatcatttgttcaacaacaacaacaacaatcaccACAACAACAATCAATGTCTTCTTCACCTTTCTTCATCAACGATCCAAATCAAACTTTCCAACAAGACCTTTCTTCACCATTCTCAAACAAACAACTTCATCTTCATCATGGTCTCTTGCAACTTCCTGATCTTCAAGGAAACACCAATAATAACACGAATTCATCATCGGTGTCGCCTTTTAACCTAAGCTTCTTTCCGAATACCAATAGCAGCACAATGCATGATCAGTTCAACAACATAAGCgaacctcatcatcatcatcatcatcatcatcatcaccagcAGCATCACCAAGAAGGCTTTTCTTCACTCTTTGGTAATTCATCAATGCAACAAGAGAACATGTTGTCCTCACCGCACATGTCAGCAACTGCATTGCTTCAAAAAGCTGCTCAAATaggttcaacaacaacaactactATCAATAACAACGGTGTGGAATCTAATAATGAAGGATTAAGATCAAGCATGGAAAATGAACACAACCAACATCTACATGGATTGCTAAACTCTCTTGGGAATGGAAACACTTCAATATATGGAGATATGAATCATGACAACAACATTAACCTTGGTCAGTTTCAGAATATGGAGGAGAACAAAAAGTTGCCACAACAAAACCTAGCTGGTAATTTGTGCTTTGGAGGATCAGATAAATTGACTTTGGATTTTCTTGGAGTTGGAGGAATGGTGAGAAACATGAGTGGTGGATTTTCACAAAGAGAACAGCAACTACACTCCATGAGTAATATGAACAACATGGATCCTAAATTGGAATCAACACAAGCAAACCAACCTTTTTGA